The Streptomyces sp. NBC_00224 genome has a window encoding:
- a CDS encoding 2-aminoethylphosphonate ABC transporter substrate-binding protein, with protein MRRSLLTPLAAVTGSLALAATLSACGGSSSADSKSDEKVVTVYSADGLKGEKGDGWYDKVFKDFEAKTGIKVKYVEGGSGEMVQRAVREKSNTQADVLVTLPPFIQQADTKGLLQPYTPAGADKVPDAQKNSKGKWTAVVNNYFGFIYNKKELPQAPRTWEELLDSKYKNKLQYSTPGVAGDGTAVVIKAMHDFGGKEAAMEYLKKLQANNVGPSASTGKLAPKVDKGELRVANGDVQMNYAQAKSMPNLGIWFPATGPGKPTTFALPYAAGLVDKAPHTTNGKKLLDFMLTEQAQREASAIGGGFAARTDVKATDPNATALAQLLQGVEIFEPNWLDISTNLPSYVDAWKSATGS; from the coding sequence ATGCGCAGAAGCCTCCTCACCCCGCTCGCCGCCGTCACGGGCAGCCTCGCCCTCGCCGCGACCCTCTCCGCCTGCGGCGGCTCCTCCTCCGCCGACTCCAAGTCCGACGAGAAGGTCGTCACGGTCTACAGCGCCGACGGCCTGAAGGGCGAGAAGGGCGACGGCTGGTACGACAAGGTCTTCAAGGACTTCGAGGCGAAGACCGGCATCAAGGTCAAGTACGTCGAGGGCGGCTCGGGCGAGATGGTGCAGCGCGCCGTCCGCGAGAAGTCCAACACCCAGGCCGACGTGCTGGTCACGCTGCCGCCGTTCATCCAGCAGGCCGACACCAAGGGCCTGCTCCAGCCCTACACCCCGGCCGGCGCCGACAAGGTGCCGGACGCGCAGAAGAACTCCAAGGGCAAGTGGACGGCCGTCGTCAACAACTACTTCGGGTTCATCTACAACAAGAAGGAGCTCCCGCAGGCCCCCAGGACCTGGGAGGAGCTGCTCGACTCCAAGTACAAGAACAAGCTCCAGTACTCCACCCCGGGCGTCGCGGGCGACGGCACCGCCGTCGTCATCAAGGCGATGCACGACTTCGGCGGCAAGGAGGCCGCCATGGAGTACCTGAAGAAGCTCCAGGCCAACAACGTCGGCCCGTCCGCCTCCACCGGCAAGCTCGCCCCCAAGGTGGACAAGGGTGAACTCCGCGTTGCCAACGGCGATGTACAGATGAACTACGCCCAGGCCAAGAGCATGCCCAACCTCGGCATCTGGTTCCCGGCGACCGGCCCCGGCAAGCCCACCACCTTCGCGCTGCCGTACGCCGCCGGTCTCGTCGACAAGGCCCCGCACACCACCAACGGCAAGAAGCTGCTCGACTTCATGCTCACCGAGCAGGCCCAGCGGGAAGCCAGCGCCATCGGCGGCGGCTTCGCGGCCCGTACGGACGTGAAGGCCACCGACCCCAACGCGACGGCCCTCGCCCAGCTGCTCCAGGGCGTCGAGATCTTCGAGCCGAACTGGCTCGACATCAGCACGAACTTGCCGTCGTACGTGGACGCTTGGAAGTCCGCGACCGGTAGCTGA
- a CDS encoding alkaline phosphatase family protein codes for MTPSGISRRSLLAGAAALAAAAGPLASVARAAARTPKVLVIGLDGTLLNRVKDADAPRLKSLMANGLTAASSLYANPFAPTMSGPGWSTIITGVWPDKHNVKDNAFTGQRFAQYPDFLTRIETAKPSLSTYAVSSWAPITDTIFSSKVDTRVSTPGAEYDTGTTARAVAQLGNTAGPDAVFVQLDNVDHAGHTYGAASQQYLDAIHGVDTQVGQLVDAVASRASHADEDWLVLVTADHGHTDPGGHGGSTWQERQTFLIATGGTTTPGSVRYDVRMPDVAASALAHLGVAIDPAWGLDGRPISQPSPDDFDALRPQLKTPVDESGIGAGVVGFTHTPPAGWSVDNSRMGTGGVTEWRGWSFTTDEFWTKAQRDQQRESNVRARNVFAVADGDEWTDKSFTGTFDSTLISPAWPVRGGAPATLSYVTHYLQESPQKGEVLVSYDGAAPVTVKTYASDTVAKAESLTLNVPAGATTAQVRFRYTGGNNWYWVIDQVKISAS; via the coding sequence GTGACCCCGTCAGGAATCTCCCGCCGCTCACTGCTCGCCGGCGCCGCCGCCCTCGCGGCCGCCGCGGGCCCCCTCGCCTCCGTCGCCCGGGCCGCGGCCCGCACCCCCAAGGTGCTGGTGATCGGCCTGGACGGCACGCTGCTCAACCGCGTCAAGGACGCCGACGCGCCCCGCCTCAAGTCCCTGATGGCGAACGGCCTCACGGCCGCGAGCTCGCTCTACGCCAACCCCTTCGCGCCCACCATGTCCGGCCCCGGCTGGTCCACGATCATCACCGGTGTCTGGCCGGACAAGCACAACGTCAAGGACAACGCCTTCACCGGGCAGCGCTTCGCCCAGTACCCGGACTTCCTCACCCGTATCGAGACGGCGAAGCCCTCGCTGTCCACGTACGCGGTCTCCTCCTGGGCGCCGATCACCGACACGATCTTCTCCTCGAAGGTCGACACCCGGGTCTCGACGCCCGGCGCCGAGTACGACACGGGCACCACCGCCCGGGCCGTGGCGCAGCTCGGGAACACCGCCGGCCCGGACGCGGTCTTCGTCCAGCTCGACAACGTCGACCACGCCGGGCACACGTACGGGGCCGCCAGCCAGCAGTACCTGGACGCGATCCACGGCGTGGACACCCAGGTCGGGCAGCTGGTGGACGCCGTCGCCTCCCGGGCCTCCCACGCCGACGAGGACTGGCTGGTGCTGGTGACCGCCGACCACGGCCACACCGACCCGGGCGGCCACGGCGGCTCCACCTGGCAGGAGCGCCAGACGTTCCTGATCGCCACCGGCGGGACCACCACGCCCGGTTCGGTCCGGTACGACGTCCGTATGCCCGACGTAGCCGCCTCCGCGCTCGCCCACCTCGGCGTCGCCATCGACCCGGCGTGGGGGCTCGACGGACGCCCGATCTCGCAGCCCTCCCCGGACGACTTCGACGCGCTGCGCCCGCAGCTGAAGACGCCGGTCGACGAGAGCGGCATCGGCGCGGGCGTCGTCGGCTTCACCCACACCCCGCCCGCCGGGTGGTCCGTCGACAACTCCCGCATGGGCACCGGCGGGGTCACCGAGTGGCGCGGCTGGTCGTTCACCACCGACGAGTTCTGGACCAAGGCCCAGCGCGACCAGCAGCGCGAGTCCAACGTCCGGGCCCGGAACGTCTTCGCGGTGGCCGACGGCGACGAGTGGACCGACAAGTCCTTCACCGGCACCTTCGACTCCACCCTGATCAGCCCCGCCTGGCCGGTGCGCGGCGGCGCCCCGGCGACGCTCTCGTACGTGACGCACTACCTCCAGGAGAGTCCGCAGAAGGGCGAGGTGCTGGTCTCCTACGACGGGGCGGCGCCGGTGACGGTGAAGACGTACGCCTCGGACACCGTCGCCAAGGCGGAGTCGCTCACCCTGAACGTGCCCGCCGGGGCCACCACCGCCCAGGTGCGCTTCCGCTACACCGGAGGCAACAACTGGTACTGGGTGATCGACCAGGTCAAGATCTCGGCTTCCTGA